The Rhopalosiphum maidis isolate BTI-1 chromosome 2, ASM367621v3, whole genome shotgun sequence genome segment CTTTATGATTATCAAAAAACCCTGTCCAAACAATTTTAGTAACTTGACCAACATTGCGAgaatttgattttgttaacTTTCCATCGGGTAAAATACTGGACATTTTATCATCGCTAAAGagtttaaaaatctatgattaattattgtaacactACATGAATTCATACTAATAACAAACatgaataaaattgaaaaataaaacaaattgataaataatcaattattttaattactaaaaaggGTTATTAATATTCAGGAAATGGTTTTGgattaggtacttaaataaaatcaaaagtaaCATTACTTTAAATAGAAACATATACACATATGCTTATATATgcatgttaattaataattaatcagtcacaataaaaaaaaaaaaatatcttaaaaaatgttctcacatattaatatctaaagaaaaatatgataaccAAGTATCTAGAAGTCCAAAATCATCAATGCCTGTTGGGatggtcatattatattttctatttgtaGTTGATCGGGGAATACATTCTTGACATTTAaatccatttttattaaagtatgaAGCTATGGATGAAGGACATACATCatcatctaaaatatattttgacaaaatatacctggtattaagtattaattaataaattgtcgataaattacaaacaatttcTTACTATTGGATTCCCAGCAAACGAGTATGTCAAACTTGGTCTGAAAACGTTCAAAACTCTCTTTGATACGCTGATAAGATTTACTActgaattttaattcttttaaatccaatgtaatttctttaaacaagaaaaataataatactttagaattcaaagttaaatataaatttaaaataaatatatataaatacaatcaaaatataaacttactaTTGTCTTTTACTGGTAGACATATATTCTGATAGGATGATTGAATTAAGGACATTTGTAGTAAATTACTGtttgttattgaaatacaatCTTCAGCGTCAATGTGAGTATTCAGAGATATTGCATAAACATTGCCtaaacaatcaaaataaagtatcaattatatgaatgtatacaatattatgataaactaatctattaaataataaaacaatatgccgcattatacattcattatatttgtatccacacaagtacacaatataaaaatacttatacaatgACATAATgtgatacattaaaattgtatccaTATCATAAACAATACATTGTAGAGTACATTTTAAGCAATAATTATACCGTTTTTCACAAAAGATGTGATAAATCCAGGATCTATTAAAGAGTATAaggtaacattttttatcagataGTATTGACCATTTTCagtgaatatattttcaatataatttggaATGAAAATTGTGTCTGGCAAAACGACTGAAATCTAAaagacataaaaattaatcataattcacaATCTTTCATTATAAGATATCAGAAATACCTACTaactaataaatcattaaaatacttacagAATGGGTGAGTCCACATTCgtctatattttctaataatttatccCATTGCTTTTGTACATACACATGTTTATTTAAAGGCGGtttgaaattaaacaattcTGGCTCAATCattattacagtatattatatagtaaagcCTTACCTATACGACATGAAACCAaacgaatttaatttatttatttcaaaggaaattgatttattacaaacaagaacatataatattacaataattataaatttattattttggtaaatttaaAGATGAGAATcgtgacatatatatattaatatattataatatcagatTTTGaccagtaataaatataaactacacGTGCGTGTTTGTTTACTGTTgtcaaaatacataaatgtagataatattatctatatattcgGTGACTAGTTTTCTGTATGATCACCATGaacagaataatttataaattgtgataAGAAACCTTGTATGTTGGGTTATGTAGTTTCATGGGTGCGGTActgattgtaataaaaaagtaaagacaatttgaacttttttGGTTGCTATAAAAAAGCTTATGAGTTATGTGAAACCttgcattaaatttatacattttaaacttaaaagtaatttacaatttttcgtGATTTTAACGCATTTTGTCATTTCTATACCTAAATtggctatatttttaaatttctataattcGTAAACACAACAAAGTACGTGCGATGTGAGAGCtagtaatacaatttcattaatttcaagATTTTTTTCCAAACCTTTAAACAGGCTAAACTGTCATTACTCGTTAAGATTAAAAAGACACTCTTCCTATATATAagcctatatatattttaaaataagtctaaatttttaagtaataggtacctagtacCTAGATTGTTTCAATCTCTTCGATTAATATCtgttcaaaaaattacaataaaataccaaaagtCGATTGAGAGTAAATCATTCTTTTACGTTTGAATATCAAAtaacgtaaaaattaaaaatgtaatcacttataaaaaatgtataatattatgtttttatgcaaaactgttttttatttctagtaAAACAAACTAAGAAATTTGAACTACGTTAAGTCTTATAGgtgtttatactaaaattttaatttcaaacgcttataagtacaaaaattgcaactatttattaattacggtAATAACAATTTGCTTATGACCATcatgcatttaattttaaaactatattttattcacagaGAAATTTGATCGTACagaaaacgataaaaattgttaattgtctgaatataacaaaaaaatttaatcaaaatcttTTTTGTGATAGTACAGAAACATTACTATATAAACATCAACTTAACTTTGTGAGCCCTAACAACACCCACTCAAGAGTATGGTCATATATGAGTGGTATAGAAAGTTCTCAATCAACTCCCAAGTATTTATAATGGGAAGCTATCAGACAATGTCTACATATGCAAATAATGGCCCATGCCAGAGAAGATTTTGTGGTTAAAAATTGTGAACTTGACTGTTACGGATTacaatgaaatacaataaatgatCGAAAACTGCTGAACTAGTTTAGTTACACCTTACACGATTGGGAACTGTCAAtgcatatcaataataatagatacctattttatataccagtaaaatgtatataaaaaaaaattctaaaaccgtattaggtatattaaaaacaaatcaaacttattttatttgtaattatacaaaacacatataataatgcattaattCCTGTGTCAATAGacgataataaatacttatatgtatttaacattattataaagtatttataattattaattatgtattagtcAAGTTAATAAAGGAATACTTTCttctttattttgtaatattatgcctATCTACTGAAAtaggattttaatattttgaataaattatagaataaagtataaaattatgtttttacttataaattttaaattattcataattcttgtacttgttattatgtaataatatgcatgtgTCATTTTCTcggaattttttaaatatgtaagacATTTTATACCAACAaccaacttttataaaaatttgtttttttttcatagtattcACCAATTCGTTTTTAAGGTGTACAATAATGACAaatgacaataacaataaaaatatctgtttAAGGAAACTAATAAAActcta includes the following:
- the LOC113551268 gene encoding ribonuclease P protein subunit p40-like yields the protein MIEPELFNFKPPLNKHVYVQKQWDKLLENIDECGLTHSISVVLPDTIFIPNYIENIFTENGQYYLIKNVTLYSLIDPGFITSFVKNGNVYAISLNTHIDAEDCISITNSNLLQMSLIQSSYQNICLPVKDNKITLDLKELKFSSKSYQRIKESFERFQTKFDILVCWESNNDDVCPSSIASYFNKNGFKCQECIPRSTTNRKYNMTIPTGIDDFGLLDTWLSYFSLDINIDDKMSSILPDGKLTKSNSRNVGQVTKIVWTGFFDNHKVKLLLEKFREFQEKEGKIYWMAIHLEPFSNSPYPCTHRTIILNPDEKYFVSYCSKCKKC